The Cottoperca gobio chromosome 5, fCotGob3.1, whole genome shotgun sequence region GGGGGGCCATGAAAGGTTttcagattcattcatttaaattgtcATGAtatcaaatctttttttcaaaaggCTTAATAGCTCGAAACATAATATTCACACTTGATactcttttattgttttaagaaatgctcttcaaataaaacatgtctAATATCTTTCCAAACTCACTTCCAACAGGGTGAAGTGAGGGTGCTGAAGCTTGGTCAGCGTTTTATTGCTGCTGATGTGAGAATGTGCTGATCTTTCTAATACATGTCTCTTGTGTTGTTCTTTCACCATAGGCTCAATTATTTCAAGGGACATACAAGAGGGGTCCCCgctatattatttttattgtaaaggGTCGTTTTAAAGTGGCAAAGAAAGtaatcacacacatgcacctgcCTCTCTCCCATGCCGGCGGTGTTATGACATTGTCACACACAGTTAATTAAAAACTTGCTTTTGCAACCACACCTTTTAATGGACAGGTATTCATTGCAGTTGGTGGGTGTGTGCACTATCTCTGTTCCTCATTATATAAATGTAGACATCAAATGCCGTGAGTCATATGACACTGTGTTTAAAACAGCGGACTGAACTCCACAGAGAGACATAAAGGAGGAAATACTGGGAACACTGGGGTACTGGAGTACTGCTGCTGATTTCACATGACACAGTGAAAGTAACATCACAGACGTCCCCGTCTGCttgttgttttcagcttcaCTCAGAGGTAACATGTCTTCCAGATCAGAGGAGGatctctgctgtcctgtctgCCATGAAATCTTTAAAAATCCTGTTGTGCTGTCATGTAGCCACAGCTTCTGTAAAGACTGTCTGCTGAGATGGTGGAAGGGGAAAGAAAGACGCGAGTGTCCGTGCTGTAAGAGAAGATCCTCAAAGAGTGATCCACCTCGTAATCTGGCGTTAAAGAACCTGTGTGAGGCCTTCTTACTGGACAGAGATCACAGATGCAGTCTGCACTCTGAGAAACTCCAGCTCTTCTGTCTGGACCATCAGCAGTCGGTGTGTCTCATCTGCAGAgattcaaaaacacacaacaaccacaGATTCAGACCCATCGATGAAGCTGCACAGGATCTCAAAGAGGAGCTCCAGAAATCCCTGAAGCCCTTAGAGGAGAAACTGAAGATCTTTAAAGAAGTGAAAGGAAACTGTGATCAAACAGCAGAACACATTAAGGTCCAGGCCCgacacacagagatgcacatTAAGGAGCAGTTCAAGAAGCTTCGCCGGTTTctgcaagaggaagaggaggccagGATCTGTGCTCTGAGGGACGAAGAGGATGAGAAGAGTCAGGTGATGAAGGAGAAGATTGAGGCTCTGAGCAGAGATATAGCAGATCTTTCAGACACCATCAAAGTCACAGAGAAGGAGCTGAGAGCTGAAAACGTTTCATTCCTGCAGAACTACAAGGctgcagtgcagagagtccagcagcgccccctgctggaggatCCACAGCTGGTCTCAGGTGCTCTGATCAACGAGGCCAAACACCTGGGCAACCTGAGCTTCATCATCTGGAACAAGATGAAGGAGATGGTCTCCTACACTCCTGTGATTCTGGATCCAAACACTGCTCGTCCAGAACTCGTCATGTCTGAAGATCTGACCAGCGTGAGAGCTGGAGAGAAACGGCAGCTTCCTGCAAACCCAGAAAGGTTTGATTACGACATCAGTGTCCTGGGCTCTGAGGGCTTCAACTGTGGGACTCACAGCTGGGACGTCGAGGTTATAAATGATGAATCCTGGGGCCTCGGTGTGATGAAGGGGTCTGTCCGGAGAAAGGGAAAAATACCGACTAGATTCTGGGAAATTTGTCTCCTTGATGGAAAGTATGTAGCAGCCTCCCCACCACCCCCGCATACATTTCTctcagtgaagaagaagctcCGGAGGATCAGAGTTCATCTGGACTTTGACAAAGGAAAgctgtctttctttaatctagataccaacacacacatacacaccttcacacacaccttcactgGCACTCTGTTTCCGTACATCGCCACCCTGAATTATCTCCCACTGAAGATTTTACCAGCGAAGGTCTCTGTGACCGTGGAACAGCACGCAGTCCCTTCATTTACACACTCTTAGCTGAGCATgctatgtttgtatgtgtgtgtgtcccttttCTCAGAACCAGTGTGCACAGTACACAGGCCGAGATGTAAAGAAGGATGTCGGTACTCTTCTGGTTTAACGCAGTTGTGACTCTGAGAAGAAGTAACATGTAAAAGGTGTAAATCGGGAACTGATGGGGGAACATGAGGAAGACGATGGTGATGATGAACCTGGTGCTGGAGATACTATGATTCGCTCGAGCTTAAGAAATCATTAAATACTTTTAAGCGTATTTATACTATACATGTTCTAGTtgttatgaaagaaaaaaatacatgtttatatctgtgtgtgtgtgtgtgtgtgtgtgtgtgtgtactaggGGTGCTGCAATACATCGGGATTGACAAtaacggtatatatatatataaatatataaataaatatatataaatacacttgtGTACAGTTAGTTACTCTCTCCACCTGCCTATTCTCATATTGACTGTAAGTAATTTGCAAAGATTATACAAAATGCacattaaacaaaatgaaagatgaatttgactgataacattataaatattatttaaaaactttcTTTACATTGCATCAAATATTTCGATGACATCTGACACTGTGACCctaacatgtataaatactctCATGTAATACATAAGTAGGCCTACATGTTCTTCTACATGTGTTTCTATTGTTTACCTGCATTTCTTATACATTACCTTCGTCGATCTGATCTTTagtgaagagacacaaaacaaaaaaggcgaGAGGACACAACGTGTCGTCAGTAGATTATATTATTCTCTTTAAAAAAGACTTCATTACAAGAGTTGACTTCATCCATTGAGACAAAGTCTTTACATGTTCAGTGTCCTAAACACCGTTCATCACGAACACAACAAGAAACCCCAGAGCTCAGGTCTGAGGCTCTGGACTCACAAAGTGTCGTGTCGACGACGAGCTCCAGAAACCTTTATTTTAATATCAGGAGGCTATTGTTTAACATTCAAACCTAGCTTTGAGGATGACACCAGGGTTGTAACGGTACACGGCGGtatattgagtgtgtgtgagttaaagGTGCAGACAGCAGCACCTACAGGATAAGTTAATAATACTCggacattattttaaaactcacagctgatgttattttattatctagCAGAGATGTATTAGTGCTGCTAACATGTAAACTAACATGCTTTAGTGAATTATATTAATGAATGAGGCTTAAAGGGCTTTACaattcataaaacattataGATACACGCTCACTTATTTTAATCAGGTTTATAAATCTGTTCTCATTCCTTTGGGGGTGattgaaaatgataaaatacaaataGCATTTAGAATGGTGTAATACCGTGACACCTTCACAGTTATTGTACTGTGAGACTCTCGCAGCGTTACAACCCTGGATGACAAAGTCAGGAGGGTTCATCGATTCCCCTCATGTGAGCGTGAGGAGACACTTCATGGTCATTAATATACTTTAGTTTTAGCAAATGAAATGTGGTTCAGAAATTCATTCAATCGCCTTTTAATGAAGAGCTTCAACCACAAAGAGGTAGCAGGAAGTTCTACCCCCCAGGTGTGCAGGCTCCTAGTGcgcagagcagcagctggagccGTGTTTCCATTCATGTATTTAATGCACAGTTTGAAGTATTGCTTTAGGAAAGCTGTGTGGACATAGTGTTATATGAACTCTTGGATCTGGTGGAGGCCGGAAACATGCGAACATTAGCACGTTAACATGCAAACTGCAGCTAACTGAGTCTGAAATGTCCTAAAGTGGCCACCGTACAAATACTTTAGAGTCAGGGAACAACTTGACCTTAACTCTAGCGCCACCTTTGGgacaaactttacatttttagcCTCACTTGAAGAACATTCATCAAGTTAAAGACTGGGATTTAACGAGCTTCTCATAAGATATTTTTGGGCAGTCAGATCAGAATGAACCAGAATAGAGATTCACCTTAAGTTGATGTTATTTTAAAGATGCAGCCTGACTGATATCTGGAAACACACTTGATAAACTGCAGTTTGTTGTAAAGAAAACGTGCTACATGTTGTTCACTTTGTACAGAGCGGTCACCAGTTTGGTATTGAAGCACAGTTTTCATGATAACAACAAAGATCAGACAAACCTGTCCCAAGGCAACGAGAcatccactttatatctgcaCTCATCAGTatctttatataaaaatgtatctaattacATTCATCAAGTGGACACAAACATAACAATTGGATAATGATGTTCCtccgtgtctgctggatgtgcaaTCTACTGCTGTGGATGTGGGCATCGGCAAAACGTATCTTTGCCACCTGAAGTCagtttatttagaatattttcaccgccTTACCTTGCCTGCAGAGAGCCCTTtccgacggggaactgaagcagTTATCGACGCTCtattcaaagccaccagactccattgacaaaaacagataTTTTACCTGGCAGAACATGGACATGGCTGGTCTCCCGCTGGCCTTGAttggttagttagtttgttattgtgtgactttggtgaatccgaactaaccctttaaaacaccaaaggcaaacaataacacaaataaactaaCCGATCGAGGAGGCGGGAGAAcagcaactcccgtgttctgagaggtaaaatgactgtttttgtcaaaggagtctggttgCGGCTTCATTTCCCTGTCGGAAAGGGCTGACAGCAACTAAAGCACTGGAAATATGGTTAGTATGACTAAAATATGTTTGCTGCACATTGCTTTACTGCTGTGCTGGTACATCTGTCGGTTTCTCCAAACCGGGGgcgtgccgaccgccatctactgtaggtaatacactgactacgGATACCTCATACAACCCACTTCAAATAATCAGAACTATAATCATTGACTAACTAGAACTCATACTGCATTTAGAAATCTCAGCGTCCGTTATGATTCCAGTTGCAACAGCAGAAAAGCATAAATTATGATCCTTCAGTGCCTGTTCGCTGTCCAGGACTAAATGCATAGTGAATCAAAACCTGTGCATATCGCTCTCTAACCCGCTCCCCCCTGAATACACTTCACATTAGTCCCTCCGCCATCTGACAGAC contains the following coding sequences:
- the LOC115007775 gene encoding nuclear factor 7, ovary-like, with amino-acid sequence MSSRSEEDLCCPVCHEIFKNPVVLSCSHSFCKDCLLRWWKGKERRECPCCKRRSSKSDPPRNLALKNLCEAFLLDRDHRCSLHSEKLQLFCLDHQQSVCLICRDSKTHNNHRFRPIDEAAQDLKEELQKSLKPLEEKLKIFKEVKGNCDQTAEHIKVQARHTEMHIKEQFKKLRRFLQEEEEARICALRDEEDEKSQVMKEKIEALSRDIADLSDTIKVTEKELRAENVSFLQNYKAAVQRVQQRPLLEDPQLVSGALINEAKHLGNLSFIIWNKMKEMVSYTPVILDPNTARPELVMSEDLTSVRAGEKRQLPANPERFDYDISVLGSEGFNCGTHSWDVEVINDESWGLGVMKGSVRRKGKIPTRFWEICLLDGKYVAASPPPPHTFLSVKKKLRRIRVHLDFDKGKLSFFNLDTNTHIHTFTHTFTGTLFPYIATLNYLPLKILPAKVSVTVEQHAVPSFTHS